Part of the Pseudomonas sp. ADAK13 genome is shown below.
GTAAGCCGATGGTAAAACTTTATGTTGTCACTGAAATAATTTTCTCCCTGAGCTTTTATTTGCTAACGGTAATCTTCATTAAAGTATACGGATTTGAAGGTGTGGCGATTGCTCATGCAGTAAACTATTTTATCTATTTGGTTGTTATGTACTTTTTTGTTTTCAGGCGTTATTTGGGAGATTCACGTGTTGGATGAACCGGAGTTTGATCAGCCACTGGTAAGTATGTGTGTCCCTGTATTCAATCATGAGCATTTTGTTGAACACAGCATCAAAAGCATTATCCAGCAGTCCTATCAGAATATTGAGTTGATTATTATTGATGATGGATCCTCTGATGCCTCTACGAGTGTAATCGAAAGTCTTCTCGAGGCTTGCGAGAAGCGCTTTGTCCGATTTCGCTATATCACCCGGGAGAATAGAGGGCTGTCGAGAACCCTGAATGAGGCGCTTGAATGGTCGAAGGGAAAGTTTTTTTCTGCCTTGGCATCAGATGACCGAATTTTGCCCGAAAAAACTGCGTTCCTGGTTAACTATCTGGAAAAAAATCCCGAGTGCCTGGGTGCATTCGGGTCTGTTTACCTGATTGACAACGATGGTGCGCGAACCGCCGAACGAGTTCGCTCAGGAAAATTTCGCTTCAAGGAAATCATAACCCTCAAGGCTGAATTGCCCGCGGTATCGGGGATGCTGAGACTTGACCGGCTTTTGGCAGTGGGCGGGTTCAACGTTAATACCCGGGTAGAAGATTGGGACATGTGGTTGAAGCTGACGAGTTTTTCGGATGAGTATCTGGAAGCACTAACTGAGTTGGTTGCGGAGTACAGGCAGCATCCAGCTAATACGCTGAAGCAGCTAGACTTGATCTACGACCAGCAGTTAAAAATACTGGGGAATTATTCAGCCGTCGCAGAATTTCCGGAAGCCGAAGTTGCGCTGCGCTGTACCCGATTTAGAAATATCGCAGCCAGCAGAAAGAAAGACGCTGCTGGCCTTTTCTTGAGCTTGATGACCAAGAAGTCCGCCTACAGAGAGATTCGTTTCTATCAAGGTATCGTTCACCTCTTTCTGAAGTGGTAGTCATGCTAAGTATTCGGATTTTGTCCATCAAGAGCGTATTTGCATTACTGCTCTGTGTCTTTCTGATTGTATTATTTTCCTATATATTTTCTTGGATTGTTGATGAGAACCCTACAATCACGGATGCCCGGACCTATTATTTTTATTATGATTTGTTGGTGTCTGAAAGCGTAGGGAATTTTGCAAATTTATTGACCCTGGAAACGGGTAAAACGGAGTTGGGGATATATCTTACGATTTATGCTTTTTTTAGTTACTTTATTGCGGATCTTCAGGGTTTTGCTTTTTCATGTATTTTTCTGGTTATCTCGTTGTTGGCATTTTTTGTCTATTATTCTGCGCGGAAAGTTGATGTTGAGCCTTTGCGCTCTTTGGGACTTGTATTATTTTCAGTTTTTATCTTTGCGCTTTGGTACCCCTCGTACGCATCGGTACTTTGGGTATGGCGCTCTCACATCGCCTTTACATTGTTGTTCATCGGGATGCTCAACAGGCGCCTGTTTGTCTGTATTATTTTTTTAATTGCTTCAATTTTGTTTCATTATTCTAGTGCCTTTCTGGCAGTGGTGGTCGGCGCTATTTTTCTGCTCAATAGCCGCTTTCAAACTATTAGTGTCGGTACGAAGTTTTTCGTTTCGTTAGTGGTGGGCCTGGGTGGCTCCTTGTTGGTCGGGATCCTGAAGCAGGCTGTTGCGACAGGTGATGGTGTGTGGGAAAGTGAAACGAACACTGGTTTTTTTGTTTACATATATGTGTTCGTGTTTGTGGCCGTGCAGCTCTTCCTCCTCAATCAAAGGCGCATTTTTGACATTGACTTGTCGACGAAAGAACTCGCCATGCTTGGCCGCATATTTTGTGTCGTCTTGTTTTTCCTAGGGCTTTCTGCCACTAGCATCAACTCTCATCAGGACTTGATGAGGATCATGCAACCCGCTTTTGTAATTCTTCCCATGGCCTATCTGATTTTTCTTAACAAATCAAAATCTTACGTTCGGCTGTTACTGCTGGCGCTGCTGGCGCCAGGAATGATCATGGGTATTAAGTCGGCCTATGTTTATTGGGGTGGTGTTTAGGTTTGCTTGCAAATTTTTCGTGGTGGCTTTGTTATGGCGCTAAGTCGGATAACATGTTGTAACGTAGTGAGTTTTGACCCTCTCTAAATATCAACTAAGTTTGAAAAGCAGCTTCGGAAAGCTGCTTTCTCTTATTGATCTCATGGAGCGTCACCTATGCGTAAAACGTCTTTCTCATCTCTTGTTTTCGCTTTCCTCACCAGCATTTCGCTGGCTGCCACCGCAGCGCCTTCTTCCAACAAGCCCGAAACTCCCACGCCTATAAGCGCGCAAGTGTCCAAGGTTGAGCAATCCAGCAAAGTCAGCCTGAACTCCGCTGACGCTGAGACCTTGCGCCGAGACTTGTTTGGGATCGGAACAGCCAAGGCCAAGGCGATCATTGCCTACCGTGAAAGCAACGGCCCCTTTACCGCAGTCGATGAGTTGTTGGAGGTGAAAGGAATCGGTAAGGCTCTATTGGAGAAGAACCGTGATCGGCTGGAGGTCAATTAAGCGGTAGCGGGTGAGTCGGGAGGCTGGTCATTGACCGGTCTCTTCAATTTTACGCGATCTGCTTTTTCAAATTTCCGCGCACCATGTCGAGAATCTGCTTCGCCAACGCATTACTGTTCACACTTCTCGCCAATACCAACGCTCCCACTAGCGTCGACATCAGCACAAGGCTCTGTTCCCCGGCATTCGGGCTGCCAAGTGCCGCTTCAACCTGTTTGAGTCGGGCGTTGAGCACGTCGTCCGTCGTGCGGCTGTTCTGCCCACGCAATCCCATCTCCGACGACATCGTCGTCAGCGGGCAGCCTTGATCCGGCGAGGTCTGGTGCCATTCAGACAGGTAGCTGTCGATGAACGCCTCCAGCGGCCGCTCCTGGTTGAACAGCATTTCGCAATGCACATCCAGCTCTGCAGCTGCGGCCTGCAGTGCCTTTTCCACCAACTCATCCTTGGACTTGAAGTGCGCATAAAACCCACCATGGGTCAGGTTCAACGCTTTCATCAATGGCTGCAAACCGGTCGCACCAATACCGTCGCGGCGAAAGCGGACAGAGGCTTCCTTGATGATGCGCTGGTGGGTTTGAGCTTTGTGGTCTTGTGAATAGCGCATGGGGCGGCCTCCGAAACATCAGGCCATATTAACCAAGCTTGCCTGGGCATAGGCGGGTGTTTACAAAATTGTGCGGCCCCAGGGTGGAGCCGCTTCAGGATCAGCGATCCTGTGCGTCCTTGGCGTCCGCTTGGGCGTTGCGTTCGGCCACGCGTTGGCGTTGTTCCTCGGTCAGTTCAACCTTGTTGGCGCTGTCTCGCAGCATCAACAAACCACCGACGATCGAGCCGATCGCGACCACTAAAATCAACCAGGCATACCACGGCATAGGGTTCTCCTTGAGGCAGCAAACCGTGGAAAAATTTCCCACGGTAGTTGCTGCTTTGAGTAACGGGCTTTCTTAGTAGTTCATTGTAGGCCCGTTCCTGCGCAAGGTCTCAGAGCCCAGTCAACATCGCATCTGCCGGCGCATCGGCGCGGTCTTGTGCGGTCAGTTGGAAGTACACAAAACCCACCACCATGAAGCCCAGGAAGATCAGCCCGATCAACGCGTTGAACCACGCCATTGCCACCAGGCATACCACCGCCAGCACCAGGGCAATCCCCGGCACGACGGGATAGCCTGGGGCGCGGAAGGTGCGTTCCAGCAGCGGCTCGGTTTTGCGCAGTTTGAACAGGCTGAGCATGCTCATGATGTACATGACGATGGCACCGAACACCGCCATGGTGATCATC
Proteins encoded:
- a CDS encoding DUF2897 family protein translates to MPWYAWLILVVAIGSIVGGLLMLRDSANKVELTEEQRQRVAERNAQADAKDAQDR
- a CDS encoding EpsG family protein, producing the protein MLSIRILSIKSVFALLLCVFLIVLFSYIFSWIVDENPTITDARTYYFYYDLLVSESVGNFANLLTLETGKTELGIYLTIYAFFSYFIADLQGFAFSCIFLVISLLAFFVYYSARKVDVEPLRSLGLVLFSVFIFALWYPSYASVLWVWRSHIAFTLLFIGMLNRRLFVCIIFLIASILFHYSSAFLAVVVGAIFLLNSRFQTISVGTKFFVSLVVGLGGSLLVGILKQAVATGDGVWESETNTGFFVYIYVFVFVAVQLFLLNQRRIFDIDLSTKELAMLGRIFCVVLFFLGLSATSINSHQDLMRIMQPAFVILPMAYLIFLNKSKSYVRLLLLALLAPGMIMGIKSAYVYWGGV
- a CDS encoding glycosyltransferase family 2 protein, which codes for MLDEPEFDQPLVSMCVPVFNHEHFVEHSIKSIIQQSYQNIELIIIDDGSSDASTSVIESLLEACEKRFVRFRYITRENRGLSRTLNEALEWSKGKFFSALASDDRILPEKTAFLVNYLEKNPECLGAFGSVYLIDNDGARTAERVRSGKFRFKEIITLKAELPAVSGMLRLDRLLAVGGFNVNTRVEDWDMWLKLTSFSDEYLEALTELVAEYRQHPANTLKQLDLIYDQQLKILGNYSAVAEFPEAEVALRCTRFRNIAASRKKDAAGLFLSLMTKKSAYREIRFYQGIVHLFLKW
- a CDS encoding TetR/AcrR family transcriptional regulator, with amino-acid sequence MRYSQDHKAQTHQRIIKEASVRFRRDGIGATGLQPLMKALNLTHGGFYAHFKSKDELVEKALQAAAAELDVHCEMLFNQERPLEAFIDSYLSEWHQTSPDQGCPLTTMSSEMGLRGQNSRTTDDVLNARLKQVEAALGSPNAGEQSLVLMSTLVGALVLARSVNSNALAKQILDMVRGNLKKQIA
- a CDS encoding ComEA family DNA-binding protein, with the translated sequence MRKTSFSSLVFAFLTSISLAATAAPSSNKPETPTPISAQVSKVEQSSKVSLNSADAETLRRDLFGIGTAKAKAIIAYRESNGPFTAVDELLEVKGIGKALLEKNRDRLEVN